Proteins encoded in a region of the Peromyscus leucopus breed LL Stock chromosome 15, UCI_PerLeu_2.1, whole genome shotgun sequence genome:
- the Srp9 gene encoding signal recognition particle 9 kDa protein, protein MPQFQTWEEFSRAAEKLYLADPMKVRVVLKYRHVDGNLCIKVTDDLVCLVYRTDQAQDVKKIEKFHSQLMRLMVAKESRSVSMETE, encoded by the exons ATGCCTCAGTTCCAGACCTGGGAGGAGTTCAGCCGCGCGGCCGAGAAGCTCTACCTCGCCGATCCCATGAAG GTACGTGTGGTTCTCAAATACAGGCATGTTGATGGGAATCTGTGTATCAAAGTAACAGACGATTTAGTT TGTTTGGTGTACAGAACAGACCAAGCTCAAGATGTAAAGAAGATTGAGAAATTCCACAGTCAACTAATGCGACTTATGGTGGCCAAGGAATCCCGCAGCGTCTCCATGGAAACAGAATGA